CGCAGGCGATCGCCTCGACCGGCTGCCAGCACAACTGCCTTCATCGCGATCCTCTCCTTCCGCCAGCCGACATGCTCCTGGGCGCTTGCGGGCCGGGTCCCACCAGCCTTTCGGCAAGTCGCTGCCTGAAATAAGCGGCCGACCACGGAATGCCCTGGTCGAGCGGGACCTTGGCTGCCCAACCGAGTATCTCCCGCGCTTTGCTGACGTCGAGGAAGACGTGATCAATTTCGCCCGGGCGCTTGTCCACGTGGGTTGGCTCGATCGTCTTCGAACCAAGAGCGGAGCGCACCTTCAAGAAAATTTCGTAGTCGGTGGTGGGCAGGCCGCAGCCGATGTTGAAGATTTCCCGGTCGCCCCTCTCGAGAGCCAGGAGATTGGCCCGCGCCACATCGCTCACATAGACGTAGTCGCGGGTCTTGCTGCCGTCGCCATAGATTTTGGGCCTGGTGCCTTGCAGCATCTGCTCGCAGAAGATCGCCACCACACCTGCCTCGCCCCTCGAACTCTGCCGGGGGCCGTACACGTTTCCGTACCGCAGCACGACGTAACTCAACCCATAGAGGGCGAGATAGGCGAACAGATAGTGCTCGACGGTGTGCTTGCTGATGCCGTAAGGGGTAATGGGGTTGATGGGGTGGCTTTCAGCCACCGGGTTGCTCGCCGGTTCGCCGTAAGCTGCGCCAGCCGTGGATGCGTAGATAAAGCGTCGCACGCCGAAGCGCACCGCGCAGTTGAGCAGATGGATGGAGCCGATGACGTTCACCTCCGCGTCATAGACCGGCTCGTGGACCGCCCGCCGCACATCCATCTGGGCGGCGTGGTGATTGACAATTTCCGGCCGTTCCGTTTCAAAAAGATGCTCGAGGGCAGCGGCATCGCGGATGTCAATCTGGTAGAGCTTGGCCCGCGGGTTGAGGTTCTCGATCGCGCCCCGGGAGAGATCATCAACCACCACCACCGCCAACCCTCGCTCCAGGTAGGCATCCACCACCGAAGAACCAATAAATCCGGCTCCGCCAGTGACCAGTGCTTTCATCGTTTGACCACCCACTTTGCCCTGGGTGGGCAGACGCCGAGGGCGGTTCCAACTTGTGCCCTAACACCAAGCCGACCACCGGCCTTGGCCGGTTCCTGCCCGGGAGCGGCTTGCTCGTGTTTCGAACCGGGTTGGAAGGGCATTAATAGGCTCCCTCGGCTTGCACGACCTTCCAGACCGTTTTCAAGATCAGGATCGCATCCAGCCAGATGGACCACCGCTCGATGTAGAACATGTCCATCTGGACTCGCTCTTCGTAAGAGGTGGTCTGCCGCCCCATCACTTGCCAGAAGCCCGTCATACCGGGCTTCACCCGCATCAGCCTGTCAAAAGACTCACCGTACCTTTCGATTTCTCTTCGGCATATCGTGCGTGGTCCGACCAAGCTCAAATCGCCCTTGAGCACATTTACGAATTCCGGGAATTCATCAAGACTGTATTTGCGGAGGAACTTTCCCACTCTTGTCACGCGCGGGTCGGAACGCAATTTGAACGATTTCTCGAATTCCTCTTGCAACCGCGGGTCGTCCTGGAAAATTTTGTCGGCGTCGAGCTTCATGGTTCGAAACTTCCAGTAGTGCTTGGAACTTCCGCCCTGGCCAACAAACTGCTGCTTGTAGAGGATCGGGCCGCCGTCTTCGATCTTGATCATCGCTCCGACAATCAGATAAAGAAGCCCGGCCAGGATGGTTCCCACCAGGCCGCCGGCCACGTCGAGGCCTCGCTTGAAAGCGAGGTCGAAGATTCTCTCTCGAGGCAACCGGC
The nucleotide sequence above comes from Candidatus Acidiferrales bacterium. Encoded proteins:
- a CDS encoding NAD-dependent epimerase/dehydratase family protein, which produces MKALVTGGAGFIGSSVVDAYLERGLAVVVVDDLSRGAIENLNPRAKLYQIDIRDAAALEHLFETERPEIVNHHAAQMDVRRAVHEPVYDAEVNVIGSIHLLNCAVRFGVRRFIYASTAGAAYGEPASNPVAESHPINPITPYGISKHTVEHYLFAYLALYGLSYVVLRYGNVYGPRQSSRGEAGVVAIFCEQMLQGTRPKIYGDGSKTRDYVYVSDVARANLLALERGDREIFNIGCGLPTTDYEIFLKVRSALGSKTIEPTHVDKRPGEIDHVFLDVSKAREILGWAAKVPLDQGIPWSAAYFRQRLAERLVGPGPQAPRSMSAGGRRGSR